In Kutzneria kofuensis, the DNA window GCCGCCGCGGCACTTGCCTGCGGGACGTCCGGCACCCAGAGCTGCCAGGAATCGGGCGGCCTCGGCCACTCCGCGGGCGGCTGCCACCCTTGGGGCGGAATCCACCCCGCCGGCGTCGGCGGCCAGTTCGGTGGGGGATTGAACCGGTACTTCATCGCCTGGGCCTCCTGACCGCAACCTCGGCAGGTGCTTCGTCGTGCAGTCGGGTTCCGTTATGACCGGGCGCAGAGCAGCCCCCGTTTCCATCCAACCACACCGCACCGACACTTCGCCGTGACGGCAAGATCATTCCTGGTGAAATCCAGAACTGCCAGGTTGATCTGGTTGGATGGAAACGGGGGCTGCGTTTTCAGTGGCGCCTGTGGCTGGCCGCGCCACGTTCAGCGGGTGAAGGTGGCTACCAGGGTGGCGTCCTCAACGGGCGAAGGTGGCCACCAGGGCGGCGTCGGTCGTGACGGTGAAGGTGTAGGTGGGTGAGGTGGAAACCTCCTTGCCGGCGACGGTCCAGGCGACGAAGTGGTAGCCGGGGGCCGGGCGCGCGGTGGCCGTGACCGAGCTGCCGGTTTCGTATTTGCCGGGTTCCGTTTCGGCGCCGGTGAGGTGGGCCGAGCCCCCGGGGGTGGCGGAGACGGAAACGGCGGACTGGACCATGTTGATGGCCATGACGTCGACGAGACGCACGGGGCCGGTGCTGGTGGCGCCGTTGTAGCGCAAGAGGTTGAGCACGGTCGTGGAACCAGCGGCGGCCTTGACGGTGAAGCCGTCGGAGCCGAGGTTGTCGGTGCCGAGGTTGAAGGCGTGGACATCGCCGGATTTGACGACGAGGCCGTTGTGGAGGCCGTAGCCGAAGGCGTCGGTGACGGTGAGGTTGTGGGCGCCGTCCACGGTGACCAGGTCGGCGGATTTGCGGGTGAATCCGTCGATGACCTGGGGGAACAGGTTGGCGCCGGAGGCCCAGTCGGGCAGGTAGAAGCCGAGCCGGACGAAGGTGTTGCCGTTGGTGAGCACACCGTTGATGACGCCGTCGTCGGAATGGCCGACGGTGATGCCGTGCCGGACGAAGGTGCCGGCGAGCTTGCCGACGAAGAAGTGGTCGTTGCGGAAGGTGGCCAGGTCGATGCCGTTGTAGGCGTTGGACATGCCGACGTTGATGACGTACGTGCCGGCGCCGTTGCCACGGATGGCGTACGGGTAGGGGACGAGGCCGTCGGGAGCGGCGGGGTTCTGGCCGGGGTAGAAGACCCGGAGGCCGCGAACGCCGGAGTTCCTGCCGTCGAGCGTGACGAGGGCGGGATCGGTGTCAGGGGTGGCGGTGCCACGGCCGGAGTAGGACATGAGCACGGTCCCGCCGCTCTTGCCGTCCTCGTCCCGGTTGGGCACGGACGAAGCGCCGCGCAGCTCGACGCCGGCGGGAACGGTCAGAAGACCGGAAACCCGATACCAGCCGGCCGGCAGGTAGACGATGCCGCCGCCGTCACGGCCGGCGCGGTCGAGGGTGCGCTGAATGCCGGTGGTGGCGTCGGCGGCGGGGACGTAACCGTTGCCGTGCGGGGCGTCGGTAACGTACAGGGCGTTACGCGACGGGCGGGGAGAGGGCTGCGACGAGTCGTAGGCGGGTGCCTTGCCGGACAGTTGGTAGACGGTGCCCTTGAGCGGCCCGGTGACCTTGACGTCGGTGAGCTTGACGAAGCCGGCCGAGTTGTTGGTGACGGCCCCGTCCAAGGTCCCGCGACCGATCATCAAACCCCAGCGAGAGTCGAACCGGTCGACGAGCAGCGCGGTGTCGGCGCGCCTGATCTGCACGCCCTGGAACGCGCCGGCGAAGTCGACGCGCTGGCCTGGCACGATGTGGATGCCGACGTGGTAGTCGGCGGCGGCGATGTCGTTGAACTGGTCCCACTCCAGGTCCCCGAGCACGAAACCGGTGCCGTGCGCGCGGGTCCAGGCGTCCACAGTGGAGCGACGTGGGGGGTTGTACTGGTGCGGCGCGGAGGCCCAGTAGGAGTTGTCGAAGGTGACGTTCTCCCAGGTGCCGACATCGGCCCCGTTGTACGCCTCGACGCCCTCGAACAGCGCGGTGCCCTTGACGTTCCGCACGGTCGCGGACTCGTGGGTCTGCCCGACGGCCGGCGGCCGGCCGCGCTCGTCGCGCATGGTGCTGATGCCGATGCCGCGGTACGAGTTGAGCATGGTGACGTCGGAAACCGTGCCCATCATGTAGTTCTCGTCGCTGGCCCAGGCGCTGCCGGTGATCTCGAACGTGTAGCTGTACGGCACGGGCGACGTCGCGCTCTGGTGGGGGTAGTACGTAGTCAGCCCCATGACGCCGGCGCTGCCGCCGATCCGGAACAGCACCGGGCCGTTGTCGCCGGACGGCAGGTCGGCGCTGATCACGGTGCCGTAGCTGCCGCCGCCGTGATCGGGATCGCGCCGGTCGCCGCGCAGCGAGCAGAACGCCGGCACCTCGACGGTGTCGGTGACGCGGTAGGTGCCGTCGGGCAGCCACACGGTGCCGCCGCCGGCGTCGTAGCAGTCGTACAGCGCGGCCTGCAGCGCCTTGGTGGAATCCTTGACACCACGGGGATCCGCGCCATAGTTCGTGGCGACGAAGTCGGCGATCACCGGGTCGGCGGTCGGGTACTTGGTCCTGATCAGCTGCGGCTTGGGCGTGACCACCCGCTGATTCCGAACTTGAAGGTCGGCGACGTCGGCCGATCCGTCGTAGTCCAGCCGGACGTAGCGTGCGTTCACCACCGGGAAGTCGGTACGCGACGAGCGGTTGGCCTCGGTGGCACCGGATTCGCCCACCGTGACGAACGACGAGCCGTCGACCGAGGTCTGCACCTTGTAGTCGTGCGAGAAGGCCTGGCCCCACTGGACGTAGACGTCGTTGACCGGCTGGGGCTTGCCGAGATCGACCTGAGTCCAGCCCGGACCGGTCGAGAGCGGCCGGCCGGCGGCGACATTCGTGTTGACCGCGGACGCCCTGAACGCCTGGTAGCTGTCGTAGAGCGCCTGCAAGGCGGCCTTGACCTGCGCGGGAGTGGCGTTCGGGTCGTCGATCACGGCCTGCGCCTTGGCGATCTGCGCGCCGAAGGCGGCCTTCGAACCGGCGGGGTACTGGCCGTCCCGGGTCCCCTCGCGAGCGCCGTAGACGGTCAGATCCGCCTGGGCGGTGAGGTTGCGCAGGCCGGCCTTGACGTCCAAGGTGGACGGGATCACGGTCACCCGCACGGCGGCGACCTTCACCTCCACATCGGACCCGTCGTGGGCGATGCGGAAGTCGGAACCGTTGGTGCGGTTGGTGAGGATCGCGTCGTCGAGCACGAAGTCGTGCGTCTGCCAGGCGCCGGTGTCGCCGTAGCGCACGATCTCCGAGGGCTTGAACTTGTTCGGCAGATCGTTGCCGGGGGAGTCGTACTGCAGGTCGAGGGTGCCGTTGCCGGCATCGAGATAGTCCACGTCGACGAGGACGACGTTCTTCGTGTCGTACGCGTACGAGTCGGCGACGTTCATGTAGAAGTAGTTGGTGGCCGGCGCGGGCGACGCGGCGTTGGTCTGCCAGTAGCCACGACCGGCCGCGGTGCCGGTGATCAGGCCGGACGGGTTGTCGCCGGGATTGGGCGCGACGCCGGTGTTGGACGCGTTCGGGCCGAGCGTGGCGCTGGGACCAGCGGCGGTGATCCGGATCTGCGCGACGGTGATGTCCGAAGCGCCGCCGGTCAGCCGGACGGGCGCCAGCGCGGGCAGGGTCGTCGCGGCATGCTTCCACGTGTTGCTGCCGGCCAGGGTCGCCACCGGGCTGCCGTTGAGAGTCAGGGTGCCAACGCCGCTGTCGTAGTACGTCACCAGGGCGACGACCGGGCCGGTGACGGAGTAGTCGGGATCGGGCGCGAAGTTCAGGTATCCCGTGCCGGCCGAAACGTCGGTCTGCCAATAGCTGTGGCCGTCCACGGAGCCGGTGCGCAGGCCGGCGGCGTTGTCACCGGCGGTGGCGGTGACGCCCAGCGTCAGCGGGGTGGGCCCGAGATCGGCACCGACCCCGTTGGGATACCACACCGGGGCCGCGCCGGCCGGCACGGCCAGCGCGGCGACGAGCGCGACCAACAGTCCTAACAGGACCCATAAGCGGCGGGTCATCGTTGACCTCCCAGATTTTCAGACGGGTGGCATCGCCACCCGGTCAACTCGGCCGTCGGGCCACCGCACGTCGACGACGTCGACGGTGATGTCCAGTTCTGGCAACGCTTCGAGCGGGGAGCCGCCGAGATGCACGGCGGCGGCGTAGATCCGGCCGTACTCGACGTCGCCGTCGGTGAGCAGCACGGGGATTTCGGACACCGGCCCCAGCGGGTTGGAGTCCTTGCCCACCGCGGTCTCGGTGACGTCGAGGCCGGCGAGGTCGATCAGCAACGAGTGCAGACCGCTGCCGGGAACCGTTGCCCAGCCGCCGATCCGCAGCCGCCACGGTCCGGGATGAGTGCACTCGTCGGCCTCGTCGACCCGAACGAGTCGAACCTCGGTGGCACCGTGGATCACCGAGGCCACGGTGATCCAAGGCCCCAGCCTATACGTGGTTTCGGGACTGTGGAAGGGATTCCAGCTCTCATCCGCGGGCCAGTGCGCACGGCTGCGCGACACCCCCGGCCCAAGCGCCTGCAGCGGGCGGCGATGCGCGGCGCGGCCGTCGGAGTCGACCAGGGTCGCCGAGGAGTCGAGCGGCGGCGTCATCTCCGGAGCGGCATGCGTGCTGTACGCGATCCGGGCGTAGGCGGGGTCGTCCGTCGCCAACTCCGCGGGGTCGATGTGGTCGCTGCCGTGGTTCAGCACCCGCACCACGCCGTCGGAGCGAGTGCCGGAGACCGTCCACCCCGGTGCCGGCAGGGAGATCTCGTAGTCCTCCTGTTCCACCGGCAGCGGAACCTCGGGCGCCGTCCAGACTTCGTGGTCGGGCGGCAGCAACAAACCGGCGAAGCCCTTGCTGGCCCAGTACGGCGACGCGGGGCCGGAATAGGCCTGCCGGATGCGCGGGAACCGGGCGTGCCAGCCCAAGGTCAGCAGCCCGTCGTCGTCGACGGCGCCGGCGTTCATGAAGTGGTCGAGCATCAGGCCGCCGATGCGCCGGGTCTGCCCCGGCGGCAGCGGCGTGGCGTCGTGCCGCGCGCCGATCCACAGTGGAGCGAGCACCGCGAACCGGTACGTCAGCGACCGGCCCTGGATCAGCGGGGACCCGTTGCCGCCGATCAGCCGGGCGTAGTCGGCAAGGTACAGCCGCAAGCGATTGCGGTACCGCTCGGCGAGGCGATCATCGCCGGTGATCTCGCAGAACAGCAGCGGGTAGAAGTGCATTGCCCAGCCGCTGTAATGGTCGAAATTGCGATGTGCACCGCCGGCCAGGCCGTCCGAGTACCAGCCTTCGCCCGCGTGCCAACGGTCCGTGGACTCGATGGCATGGTCGAAATCGTCCTGACTCCACGCCCCGCCGACGGTCCTGGCGAAGGCGCCGGTGACGGCCCGGAACCACAGCCAGTTGTTCTGCGGCATGTCGTCCCCGACCATCGGGGCCAGCCAGTCGAGCAGCCGCTGCTGGGTGCGCGAGCTCAGCCGGTCCCACAGCCACGGCCGGGTCAGGTGCAGCCCGAGCGCGATCGACGCGGCCTCCACCTTCGCCTGCACGCACTCGCCGAACCGCGGCCAGCGGTCGGGATTGGCGGGATCGACGCCGGCCGCCAACCCCTGCGCGTACCACTCGGCGAACCGATGTGGATCGTCGCCGGACGCCCCGGCCAGCCGGAACGCCGCCAGCAGGAAGGTCCGCGCGTAGCCCTCCAACCCGTCGCTCCAGCGGCCGCTGCCGCTCACCGGGCCGGGCAGGTGGATCAACGCGTGCGTGTCGGTCGCCCACGGCCGCACGGCGAGCAGCATCGAGTCGGCAAGGCGTTCCCATTCGGCACGGGACGGGGCAGGATGCACGATCACCTCTTCACAGCGCGGCGTGACGATCTGGCCGGGCCGCGACACCAGCGCCACCGCGTCGCCCCGGTGTGCAACGGCCGTTCGAGCAGGTGGGTCTCATGCGAAGTGCCTCCATGTCAGGGCGCTTCGAGACCTCCGTCCGGCCGGCGCACCCGCGCCGACCAGCGTTCGTGCAGGAACTTGGTCGGCGGGAACTTCGCCGCCGCGGCCTCGTCGAGGTCGACGCCCCAGCCGGGCTCGTCGGACGGCGTCAGGTGCCCGTCGCGAACCACCGGCGTGCCGGGGAAAACCTCGTGCGTGGCCTCGTTGTAGGTGTGGGACTCCTGGTAGCCGAACGCCGGCGTGGACACGTCCACGGCGAGGTTCGCGGCCACGCCGACCGGCGAGATGTCGCCGGGGGAGTGGAAAGCGGTGCGCACGCCCAGCAACTCGGCCAGCGCCACCAGCTTCCGGGTCGGGGTGAGGCCGCCGATGGCGGACGTGTGCAACCGCAGCAGGTCCACGCCGCCGTCCTTGATCAACCGGGCCGCGTCGGCGACCGAGCCGACCTGCTCGCCGACCGCGATCGGCACCGGCGACGCCGCCCGCACGGCCGGCAGCTGGTCGTAGTGCTCCGGCGGGATCACATCCTCCAGAAAGGACAGTCCGTACGGTTCCAGGGACCGGGCCAGCACGATCGCCTGCTTCGGCGTCAACCTGCTGTGCACGTCGTGCATCAGGCTGACCTCGCCGAGCCGTTCCCGCGCGGCGGCGAACAACTTCGGCGTGTCGTTGAGGTACTGCCGGACGTCCCACCCGTCCGGATGCGGCGAGCGGGGATAACCGCCGCGCGTGCCCGGCGCCCCGTAGGTGCCGAGGCCGGGACCGCCGACCTGGAGCCGGATGTGCCGATAACCCTGGTTCAGCAAGGATTCCGCCGCGTCCAGCGTCTCGTCGACGGTCGCGCCGGCGGCGTGGGAGTAGACCTCGATCGCGGACCGGCTGCGGCCGCCGAGCAGCTCGTGCACCGGCATCCCGGCCCGCTTGCCCATGATGTCCCACAGCGCCTGGTCGATCCCGGACAGCGCGTTGTTCAGCACGGGACCGTTGCGCCAGTAGGACGAGTAGTGGATGAGCCGGGTGATGTCCTCGATGTCGGCGGGGCTGCGGCCGATCACCAGCGGGCCCATGTGCTCGTCCACGGCCGCCGCCACCGCCGCGAACCGCTGCGTGAAGGTGGCGCAGCCGAGGCCGTACAGACCGGGCTCGGACGTGTCGACCCGGACGACGACGAGCGGAATCCCTTCCGGCGCGGTGACAATCGCGCGCACGGCGGTGACCCTCACGGAGTCACGCGGCGTCCACGGCGGCAGCACCTCGGGCAACCCGGTCACGACGCCCCCTGTTCCAGCCTGGAAACGCGCAGATACCCCATCGACGACTGTCGGGTCTGGACTCTTATCGGCAACACCAGCAGCTGGGTCTCGGCCACCGCGCCGGTCACGCGGTCGTGCAGCAGGGTCATCGCCTGCCGGCCCATCTCCCGTGACGGTAGGGAGATCGCCGCCGCGGTCAGGGGCAGCACGTCGAACGGACCGGCGTCGTCCATGCCGGCCAGGTCGACGTCGCCGGGCACCTCCAACCCCAACGCCACCAAGTCCTGCGCGGCGGTGGCCAGGGCGTACCCGTTGGAGCACAGCAACACCGTCGGTGGCTGACTGCTCCGCAGCAGCTCGTTGAGCATCGCCCGACGGGCCTCGGTCGGCTGATCACGGTAACGGCGCAACACGGTCAGGTCCGGTCGGACCGGAATGTCGTGTTCCCGCAACGCCTGCACGTGGCCGGCGAGCCGATCCCGGATGCTGGTCACGTCGATCTCGTCCCACAGCGTGGCGATCGTGCGGTGCCCGGCCTCGATCAGCGCGGTCGTCAGCTCACGGCCGGCGGACATGTTGTCCGCCACCACGGCGTCCGTGGCCAGGTCGGGCCGGTACCGGTCGACCATCACCAGCGGCACTCCGCGCCGCCGCGCCTCCGCGTACGGGGTGAGCACCGCCGAACCCTCCGCCGGGTACACGATGATGCCGCTGACCTGGTGTTCCAGCGCGCCCCACAGCGCCTTCTCCTCGCGCGCGGGGTCGTTCTCGCAGTGGTTGAGGAACAGCCGATAACCCAGATCCGCGCACACTTCCTCGATGCCGGCGAGGATCTGGCCGACGTGCGGGCCCTGGTTCTGCAGCACGCACGCGATGGTCCGGTCCGACGGCGGCGACGCGGCCGGCGGCCGGTCCGCGACGAAGGTGCCCTGACCGCGGCGGCGCACCACGTAACCCTCGGTGGCCAGGTCGTTCAAGGCGCGCACGGCCGTCGCATGGCTGACGTTGAACCGCTCGCAGATCTCCCGCTGCGTGACGAACGGCCGGCCCGGCGCGTACTCGCCGGCGGCGATCGCGGCCAGCAGCTCGCGCTTGACCTGCTGGTAGAGCGGGGGCTTGTCGCCGCCGGTCGCCGCTGCCATCCCGGTTCGCCCTTCGAGATCAACTGACTCGAACGCGGCCACTTTAGCATGTCTAATTCGGCCCAGTCCTGGCCGTGAGTCGAGTTGGGCCGGTCGAGTTTGGCCTATTGACCTGTTAAAGACCCGTCACTATGGTCTGGCTCACTCGACCGAGTGACAGCCGACTTGGCGGAGGACGGCATGGGCACAAAGCGGTGCGGCGGAAGAGTCCTGGCAGTCGTGGCGGCACTGGCCATGGTCACCACCGCGTGCGGTGGTGGCGGCGGCTCCGGCGACGGGACCACGCTGTCGATGTGGACGTTCAAACAGACCCACGTGAAGGCCCTCGAGGCCGCCGCGGCCAAGTTCAAGGCGCAGACCGGCATCACGGTGAACGTCACCGCCTACACGCCGGACGACACGTTCACCAGCAAGGTGCAGAGCGCCGCGGCCAGCCACGACGTGGCCGACGTGCTGGAGGTGCACGCCGCCGGCGAGGACCGGGTGCTCGGCGGCGCCGGCATCACCAGCGATCTCGCGGCGGACGTCAACGACCAGTACAAGAGCCGGTTCCTCAAGGGCACCGCGGACACCGGCCTGATCACCGAGCAGGTGTACCAGGACTCGTTGAAGCCCAAGGCGACCGACCCCGGCGTCCACACGGGACAGCTGCTCAGCATCCCGTTCACCGCCGGCACCTTCGGCGTCGTCTACGCCAACAAGGACAAGCTCACCGCGGCCGGCGTCGACGCGAGCAAGGCGCCGGCCAGCTGGCAGGAGCTGATCTCCTGGCTGAAGGCCACGCACGACAAGGACGCGCAGAACGGCGGCATCACGATCGGCCTGAAGAGCTCGTCCACCGGCCTGGACTGGGCGCTGGAGCCGCTGGCGTTCGCGCTGCTCGGCCCGCAGGACTTCCACGCCCTGTACGGCACCGACAAGGCCAAGGCCTGGGGCAGCCCCAACGGCCAGCGGGTGTTGGAGCAGTACAACCAGCTCACCCCGTACTGGACGCCGGGCACCCAGACGCTCGGCATCGACGACGCCGACCGGGCCTTCGCGCAGGGCAAGGCCGCCTTCGACATCGGCGGCACGTTCACGATCTCGGCGATCCAGCAGAACGGCCTGAACCCGGACAAGATCCTGGCCTTCCCGATACCGGTGCCGGAAGCCGGTGTCGTGAAGGACTTCAAGCTGGCGCCGTTCGCGCTCACCGGCCTGGCCGTGTCCGCGCAGACGCCCAACCGCGACGCCGCCCTGAAGTGGCTGGACTTCCTCACCCAGCCGGCGCAGGCCGGCGCGTTCGCCCAGGCCGCGCTGGATCTTCCCGGCACCGACCTCGGCGCGGACGCGGAGAAGCTGGTCGGACCGTACCTGAGCTCGATGGAGGCGGCGTTCGGCACCGGCGACTCCGCCTGGAACCCGGGCGACAGCACGTTCAAGGGCCCGAGCTGGGACATCCAGGCGGCCGGCGACATCCTGGTGAAGATGACGCCGCTCAAGGAGCTGGACCCGGCCGCGACCAACCAGCAGCTCGCGGTCTACAACACCAGCGTGCACAGCGGGAACTAGCCGATGGCGAGGCGTTTGCGGGGCCGGGAGGCTTTGACCGGTTATGTGTTCGTGCTGCCGGCGGTGGCCCTGTTCGCGATCATGGGCCTCTACACCGTCGGTTACGGGCTGGCGCTCAGCTTCGCCCAGTGGAACGGGTTCACCCCGACCTGGACATGGGTGGGGCTGGGCAACTACCTCGACCTGATCTACCGGGACCCGACCATCGCGCCGATCGTGCACGGCGCGGCGCTGCGGACGCTGGTGGTGATGATCGCGGTGCCGCTGCTCACCGTGCTGGTCGGCTTCCCGCTGGCGGTGGCGCTGAACCACATCACCTGGCTGCGTTCGGCCTATCGCACGGTGTTCTTCCTGCCGCAGGTCACCGCCGGCATCGCGCTGTTCTACGCCTGGACGTACGCGCTGCAGCCGGACGGCTCGCTCAACTTCATCCTGCGCCACCTGGGGCTGGGCACGATCGCCCAGCCCCAGGGCTGGCTGGGCAATCCGGCGACCGCGCTGCCCACGCTGATCGTGGTGATGGTGTTCAGCGCGGTCCCGGTGGCGATGCTGCTGTACCTGAGCGGGTTGCAGACCCTGGACGCGGCGGTGATCGACGCGGCCAGGGTGGACGGCGCGGGTGGCCTGCGCACCATGGCGTCCATCATCTGGCCGCTGCTGCTGCCGATCACCGGCGCGGTGACCATGCTCAACCTGCGCAACGCCCTGCAGGACTTCCAGACCTTCCTGCTGATGACCAACGGCGGCCCCGGCGGGCACACGCTCGTGCTCGGCCTGGAGTCGTACAACCTGGCCTTCTTCAGCGGGTTCAAGCCGACGCTGGGCCTGTCCAGCGCGCTGGGCTGGATCCTGTTCCTGATCGCCCTGGTGCTGGCCTTCGTCAACCTGCGGGTGCTGCGGAGCCGCGCGTGAAGGCCCGCGTGCTCGTGTACGCGATGCTGACCGCGTACGCGCTGATCAGCCTGTATCCGTTCCTGCTGATGGTCTCCGGCGCGTTGAAGGACAGCAAGGAGATCCTGCTCGACGGGCACCTGATCCCGTCGAATCCGACGCTGGCCACGCTCGCCCACACGTGGAACGAGCTGCACTTCTTCACGTACTTCGGGAACAGCCTGATCGTCACCGGCTTCACCACGGTCGGCGTGCTGCTGGTCTACTCGCTGGCCGGTTACGCCTTCGCGGTGCTGCGGTTCCCCGGCCGGCGGCTGCTCTACGGCATGTTCGTGGCGCTGCTGTTCGTGCCGGGCGTGACCATGCTGCTGCCGGTGGTGATCCTCCAGCAGAAACTGGGGCTCATCGGCACCTTCCCGGGCATCATCCTGCCCTTCGTCAACGGCACCGCGCCGCTGTCCATCATGTTGCTCACCAACAGCTTCCGGGCCGTTCCGGCCGAGCTGAAGGAGTCCGCGCGGTGCGACGGGGCCGGCGAGCTGCGCACCTTCTGGTCGATCTACCTGCCGGTGGGCCGGCCGGCGCTGATCACGATCGCGCTGCTCACCGCCGTGCCGACCTGGAACGAGTACGTGCTCACCCGGGTCTCCCTGAACGACGCGTCGCGGTACACGCTGCCGCTGGCGCTGCAGAACCTCAACTCGTCGACCGCACCGCAGGAGAACGTGCTGATGGCCGCCTCGCTGATCATCGTGATCCCGGTGATCATCCTTTTCGTGCTGCTGCAACGGTACTTCGTGAACGGGCTGCAGGGCGCGGTGAAGGGCTGATGCGGGTCCTGGTGACCGGGGCCGGCGGCATGCTCGGCGCGGAGATCGTCGCCGTGCTTTCGGTTGCGCATGAAGTGCTGGCCCACGACCGGAATGTCGGCGACCTGCGGGACCGCGCACAGGTGGAGGCGTTGCTGGACGGGGTGGACGCGGTGGTGCACGCCGCCGCGCTGCCGTCCCCGCTGAGCGCGGCCGAGCCGGTGGTGTTCGGCAACAACGTGGACGCCTCGTTCCACCTGCTGGACGCCGCCGGGCGGGCCGGTATCAAACGGATCGTCTACGTGTCAAGCCTTTCCGCGCTCGGACTGGCCTGGTCGTCGCGGCCGGTGTCGCCGCTGTTCGCGCCGGTGACCGAGCGGCACCCGTACGTCGGCGACGACGTGTACGGGCTGTCCAAGCTGGTCGGCGAGCTCATCGGGGAGACGGTGAGCCGGCGCTGGGGGACCGAGGTGGTCAGCCTGCGGTTCCCGTTCATCGGCAGCGGCGACCGGCTCCGGCGGCACCTCGACCACGTGCGCCGCGATCCCGGCGCGGACCGGGCGGCGCTGTGGAGCTGGATAGACACCCGGGACGCGGCCCGGGCGGTGGTCGCCGCGTTGACCGCGCGGGTCGAGGGGTACGCGCTGGTCAACGTGGCGGCGCCGGACACGACGTCGTCGATCCCGACGGGTGAGCTGATGCGGCGGTTCCATCCGTCGACGCGAATGGATGGCCCGCTCGACGGGTTCGCCGTACCGTTCTCCCTGGAGCTGAGCCGGGAGCTGCTCGGCTTCACGGCCGTGCACACGTGGCGTCCGACGATTGGGGGCACATGAAAACCGCGCTCGTGGTTCGTGGTGGCTGGCCCGGGCACGCGCCCGTCGAGGCGAGTGACCGGTATGCGGGGGAGCTCGCCGCGCGTGGCTATGACGTGACGACGTCGGACAGCCTGGACAGCTATCTGGACGCCGAGTTGTTGGCCCGTACGGACCTCATCGTGCAGTGCTGGACGATGGGGTCCATTTCGCCAGCCCAGGTGGAGGGCCTGACCGCGGCCGTCCGCGCCGGCACCGGATTTGCCGGCTGGCACGGGGGAATCGTCGACTCGTTCCGGGACGAGACGCGGTACCAGCTGATGACCGGCGGGCAGTTCGTGTACCACCCGGCGGAGTTCGTCGAGTACTCCGTGCGCACCGGCGGTTCCTCGTTCACCGTGCACACCGAGCAGTACTACGTGCACACCGATCCGGCGATCGAGGTGCTGGCGGTGACCGACTTCGTGGAGGACGGCACCACCCTGCCCGTCACATGGACGCGGAAGTGGGGCGAGGGTCGGGTCTTCGTCACCACGATCGGCCACAAGCTGGACGACTTCGACGTGCCGGAGGTGGATCGGATGATCATCGAGGGGCTGACATGGGCGAGCCGATGAGGATCGGACTGATCGGCGCCGGCAACATCAGCGGCCAGTACGTGAACACGCTGCCGCGGCTGGACAACGTGGTGCTGACCCGGATCGCCGACCTCGACCCCGCGAAGGCGTCCGCGCTGGCCTCGAAGGCCGAGGTGCCGGCGTGCACGCCCGACGAGCTGTACGCGGCGTCCGATGTGGACAT includes these proteins:
- a CDS encoding glycosyl hydrolase family 28-related protein, which translates into the protein MTRRLWVLLGLLVALVAALAVPAGAAPVWYPNGVGADLGPTPLTLGVTATAGDNAAGLRTGSVDGHSYWQTDVSAGTGYLNFAPDPDYSVTGPVVALVTYYDSGVGTLTLNGSPVATLAGSNTWKHAATTLPALAPVRLTGGASDITVAQIRITAAGPSATLGPNASNTGVAPNPGDNPSGLITGTAAGRGYWQTNAASPAPATNYFYMNVADSYAYDTKNVVLVDVDYLDAGNGTLDLQYDSPGNDLPNKFKPSEIVRYGDTGAWQTHDFVLDDAILTNRTNGSDFRIAHDGSDVEVKVAAVRVTVIPSTLDVKAGLRNLTAQADLTVYGAREGTRDGQYPAGSKAAFGAQIAKAQAVIDDPNATPAQVKAALQALYDSYQAFRASAVNTNVAAGRPLSTGPGWTQVDLGKPQPVNDVYVQWGQAFSHDYKVQTSVDGSSFVTVGESGATEANRSSRTDFPVVNARYVRLDYDGSADVADLQVRNQRVVTPKPQLIRTKYPTADPVIADFVATNYGADPRGVKDSTKALQAALYDCYDAGGGTVWLPDGTYRVTDTVEVPAFCSLRGDRRDPDHGGGSYGTVISADLPSGDNGPVLFRIGGSAGVMGLTTYYPHQSATSPVPYSYTFEITGSAWASDENYMMGTVSDVTMLNSYRGIGISTMRDERGRPPAVGQTHESATVRNVKGTALFEGVEAYNGADVGTWENVTFDNSYWASAPHQYNPPRRSTVDAWTRAHGTGFVLGDLEWDQFNDIAAADYHVGIHIVPGQRVDFAGAFQGVQIRRADTALLVDRFDSRWGLMIGRGTLDGAVTNNSAGFVKLTDVKVTGPLKGTVYQLSGKAPAYDSSQPSPRPSRNALYVTDAPHGNGYVPAADATTGIQRTLDRAGRDGGGIVYLPAGWYRVSGLLTVPAGVELRGASSVPNRDEDGKSGGTVLMSYSGRGTATPDTDPALVTLDGRNSGVRGLRVFYPGQNPAAPDGLVPYPYAIRGNGAGTYVINVGMSNAYNGIDLATFRNDHFFVGKLAGTFVRHGITVGHSDDGVINGVLTNGNTFVRLGFYLPDWASGANLFPQVIDGFTRKSADLVTVDGAHNLTVTDAFGYGLHNGLVVKSGDVHAFNLGTDNLGSDGFTVKAAAGSTTVLNLLRYNGATSTGPVRLVDVMAINMVQSAVSVSATPGGSAHLTGAETEPGKYETGSSVTATARPAPGYHFVAWTVAGKEVSTSPTYTFTVTTDAALVATFAR
- a CDS encoding DUF2264 domain-containing protein encodes the protein MALVSRPGQIVTPRCEEVIVHPAPSRAEWERLADSMLLAVRPWATDTHALIHLPGPVSGSGRWSDGLEGYARTFLLAAFRLAGASGDDPHRFAEWYAQGLAAGVDPANPDRWPRFGECVQAKVEAASIALGLHLTRPWLWDRLSSRTQQRLLDWLAPMVGDDMPQNNWLWFRAVTGAFARTVGGAWSQDDFDHAIESTDRWHAGEGWYSDGLAGGAHRNFDHYSGWAMHFYPLLFCEITGDDRLAERYRNRLRLYLADYARLIGGNGSPLIQGRSLTYRFAVLAPLWIGARHDATPLPPGQTRRIGGLMLDHFMNAGAVDDDGLLTLGWHARFPRIRQAYSGPASPYWASKGFAGLLLPPDHEVWTAPEVPLPVEQEDYEISLPAPGWTVSGTRSDGVVRVLNHGSDHIDPAELATDDPAYARIAYSTHAAPEMTPPLDSSATLVDSDGRAAHRRPLQALGPGVSRSRAHWPADESWNPFHSPETTYRLGPWITVASVIHGATEVRLVRVDEADECTHPGPWRLRIGGWATVPGSGLHSLLIDLAGLDVTETAVGKDSNPLGPVSEIPVLLTDGDVEYGRIYAAAVHLGGSPLEALPELDITVDVVDVRWPDGRVDRVAMPPV
- a CDS encoding enolase C-terminal domain-like protein; this encodes MTGLPEVLPPWTPRDSVRVTAVRAIVTAPEGIPLVVVRVDTSEPGLYGLGCATFTQRFAAVAAAVDEHMGPLVIGRSPADIEDITRLIHYSSYWRNGPVLNNALSGIDQALWDIMGKRAGMPVHELLGGRSRSAIEVYSHAAGATVDETLDAAESLLNQGYRHIRLQVGGPGLGTYGAPGTRGGYPRSPHPDGWDVRQYLNDTPKLFAAARERLGEVSLMHDVHSRLTPKQAIVLARSLEPYGLSFLEDVIPPEHYDQLPAVRAASPVPIAVGEQVGSVADAARLIKDGGVDLLRLHTSAIGGLTPTRKLVALAELLGVRTAFHSPGDISPVGVAANLAVDVSTPAFGYQESHTYNEATHEVFPGTPVVRDGHLTPSDEPGWGVDLDEAAAAKFPPTKFLHERWSARVRRPDGGLEAP